One Ensifer adhaerens genomic window, CTGTCCCAGCTCCTGTTGTCCTGAAAAACGCATCGGCATCGAACCTTCTCCATGGGTGTATGCGCCTGAACTACACCCGACGGCGACGGTCCTCTTTGACATTTCTCAAAGTCTGCGGCGCAGCCGCTCGCGACGTTACGACTGAATTCATCAAGTTTGCCGGATTTAAATCAGGGAATCTCTCAGCGCGATGCGGACCCTGGCAAGAACGCAGTGGCGTACCGGCGCCCCTTGTCACCTTAACCAGATTGCGTCTCGGCGCTTAGGAGCCCGAGCCATGGCCCTCAGCGGGAATTGGCCCCATTGTCGTCATTCGCGCGAGGTGGAACTCATGCGCTCAAGCCATGCGGTGAGTCGCGATCTTTCGCGCACCAAACCATGCTGGTCGAAGTGGTGAACACAAAAATGCGCCCATGAATCGGTAAACGCCATTTCCATATCCCCGGTGACCGAGGTGGTCCCCAGCCCGATCTCGGCGTAGGTAAACTCGAAACTACCGCTCGGACGCGCCATCGCAATGTGGAATGGTTGACCAGTGAACTCGTTGATCATCGGTCGGCCGTTGCTGCGCATAACGCCGGGGATCTCTACTGTGGCGGTTCTCAGTTCCAAGTCTGCTTCAAGATGAATCGGCAGGAACAATGTCTGGCAGAATTCTGAACATGTCGACGCGAACACGGAGAACAGATTGCTCAATGGCTCGCCGGCGTCACCGGAGATGATCGCTTCAAGCGCGCTGCGTTGCGCTTCATTCGCACGCTCGTCGATGACGATCAGGCGCTGGCCGTTTCCGTCCTTGATTTCGCCCGGCCACTTGTAAATCGCCGCCCAATTCAAGCCCGCGATCGGTGTGTCCTCGAAGTGCCCTTCAACGATGTTGCCGACGAAAGCTGACTGGCAGTAACCGTGGGTACTTGGCAGGTTGAATTGGCAGCCACAATTCATAGCGCAGTTGCAATTGTCGTATGTCTCGCTCTTGAAGAGCCATCGGTCGACCATCTCTCCGATCCTCCCCTAATCCGTTAGAGGCAGTTCGTCGTGTCGAACGCTTCTGCAATGCGCCGCGCCTGCTACGCTTACTGGACACGCGCCTACCTTGGATGCGGAAGAAGCCGAATTTTACCAGTGTCGAAGGGCCGCTTCAATCGGTGCCGCCAGCCGCAAAAGGGGCGGGGCCGGCTTCGGCAAGCCGGCCGTGAGTATGGCTACGAGTTCACTTATGAGCCCCTGGTCGCTAGCGCCGCACAAGCCCTCGCGTCTCAGCGATCGAGGAAGAGGACGATGGCGATTGCAACCGAGGAGAGGATCGCCGACAGCGTCGCGCCGCGCTGAAGCACGCCCATGCGATAGAGCACGAGGGCGAAGACGATGATGATGGGGGTGGCAACGGAAAGGCCGATCTGTGCGTCTGTCATCGGTAGGCTCCTTTGTTTCCCGCCAATAGCCCCGCCCCCTGCCGCCTTCTTTGCGTAATCGCAAAGACAGGGTGGGCGGCCATGCCTAGCTCAAGCCGAGTTTTCAACGGAGGCGCTGATATGGATGCCCGCAGTCATCCGATTGCCCCGACAGCGGAAGAAGACACGACGGACACCCTGCTGCTCTGGGTGCTCGTCTGGAGCGAACTTGCCGCCTTCGGCATTCTGCTCGCCGGTTTTCTGCTCGTCGGCCTCGTCCAGCCGGATGCATATGCTGCCGCCCGCTTGCATCTCGATCCGCTGCTTGCCGGTATCAACACCCTCGTCCTTCTGACCAGCGGCTGGCAGGCGGCCCTGGCGACTAGGCCGCGCGCGTCGCTCGGGCAGCGCCGGCGGGCGTTGGTGAATGCCGCGCTTCTTGGTTTTGCCTTCGTGGCGATCAAGCTCTTCGAATACAGCACCGAGGCCGGCGTCGCCGGCGATCCTGCATACGGTTCCTTCTTCGAACTCTATTTCCTCGTCACCGGCTTCCATCTGCTGCACGTCGCCTTCGGCGCGTTGGTGCTGCTCATCGTCGCCTGGCGACCGGCGCCCGGCAACGTCGCCCTGATCACCACGCTCTGGCATGTGATCGATCTCGTCTGGATCGTGATGTTTCCGCTCGTCTATCTCGTGTGAATGCCATGACTGACCGAAATCCCCGACAATTGTTCAACACCTGGCTGGTGCTTGCCGTGGTCGTGATCGCGGGCATGGCGCTGATGGCGATCGTCGGGCCGACGGCCCCAGTCATCGCCGTCTTGCTTGGACTCGCCGTCCTCAAATGCCGGTTCGTCGCGCTCGATTTCATGGGGCTCAGGCAGGCACCGTCGGCCCTTCGTATTGGCCTTCTGATCTGGCCTGTGGCGCTCCTCATGCTTGCCGCCGCGAAGCTGGTGCTGAGCACCGCTCTCTTCATCTGAGGTCACCCGCCGACTTGTTTGCCGAAACGCAAAGAAGCCGCCGCCGATTTCCCTAGACATGGGTTCGCCCCGATTGTTGCCGGCGTCGCAAGTTCCGACACCGCACGGGGAGGGGATCAGATCAGCGGCCGCGTTCTCAGCGGCCAACTGAAATCGAAAGGACCACGTGATGGCAGAACGCCTCACCAAAACCGGGGCCCGTAACGTCTTTTACGGCGGGTCCTTCTTTTTCTTCGCAATCTTCGTCGGGCTCACGGCCCACAGCCATTACTACATGCGGACGACCTCGACGGACGAGACGACGCTGACCGATGCGGTCGCGCGCGGCAAACACGTCTGGGAAAAGAACTCCTGTATCAACTGCCACACGCTGCTCGGCGAGGGCGCCTATTTCGCGCCCGAGCTCGGCAATGTCTGGAAGCGCTTCGGCGGCGAGGCCGACCCGGATGGCGCGCGCGAAACGCTGAAAGCCTGGATGGCCGCCCAGCCGACCGGCATCGAGGGACGGCGGCAGATGCCGCAGTTCAACCTCTCCGAACAGGAACTGAACGACCTCGCCGACTTCCTCGAATGGACGAGCCGCATCAAGACCCAGAACTGGCCGCCGAACGAGGCGGGCTAAGCGAACCGATTGGAGTGTGACACCATGAAATACCAAACCCAGAAGGTCGCGATGCTCTACTTCTATGGAGCGCTCGGCCTGTTCCTCGCCCAGGTGCTGTTCGGCGTCCTTGCCGGCACCATCTATGTCTTGCCCAATACGCTCTCCGAGCTCCTGCCCTTCAATATCGTGCGCATGGTCCACACCAACGCGCTGATCGTCTGGCTGCTCATGGGCTTCATGGGCGCAACCTATTATCTGCTGCCGGAAGAAGCGGAAACCGAGCTCTACAGCACGAAGATCGCTATTGCGCAGTTCTGGATCTTCCTGATCGCCGCGGCCGTCGCCGTCGTCGGCTACCTCCTGCACATTCATGAGGGGCGCGAGTTCCTCGAGCAGCCCTTCGCGATCAAGGTCGGTATCGTCATCGTCGCGCTGATGTTCCTCTACAACATCACGCTCACGGTGCTGAAAGGCCGCAAGACCACCGTCACCAACATCCTGATCTTCGGGCTCTGGGGTGTGGCGATCTTCTTCCTCTTCGCCTTCTACAACCCGATCAACCTGGCGCTCGACAAGATGTACTGGTGGTATGTCGTCCACCTCTGGGTCGAGGGCGTCTGGGAACTGATCATGGCATCGGTGCTCGCCTTCCTGATGATCAAGCTCAACGGCATCGACCGCGAAGTCGTCGAGAAGTGGCTCTACGTCATCGTCGGCCTGGCGCTCTTCTCTGGCATTCTCGGCACCGGCCACCACTACTACTGGATCGGTGCGCCGGGCTACTGGCAGTGGATCGGCTCGCTGTTTTCGACACTCGAAGTGGCACCCTTCTTCACCATGGTGGTCTTCACCTTCGTGATGACCTGGAAGGCCGGGCGCAAGCATCCGAACCGCGCAGCGCTCCTCTGGTCGATCGGCTGCTCGGTGATGGCCTTCTTCGGTGCCGGCGTCTGGGGCTTCCTGCACACGCTGTCCTCGGTAAACTACTACACCCACGGCACTCAGGTGACCGCGGCCCACGGACACCTCGCCTTCTTCGGCGCCTATGTGATGCTGAATCTCGCGGTCATGGCCTATGCCATCCCGGAAATCCGCGGCCGCGCGCCTTATAACCAATGGCTGTCGATGGTGAGCTTCTGGATCATGTGCACCGCCATGTCGGTCATGACCTTCGCGCTGACCTTCGCAGGTGTCCTCCAGGCGCATCTGCAGCGCGTGCTCGGCGAAAGCTACATGGACGTCCAGGACCAGCTCGCGCTGTTCTACTGGATCCGCCTGGGCTCCGGTGCCGTTGTCCTGATCTCGGCGCTGATGTTCATCTGGGCGGTTCTCGTCCCCGGCCGCGAGCGCAGCGCGAAGCTCGCCGGCGTCGTCCAGCCTGCCGAATGACCGATCAGCCGGCGCGGCATGCCGCGCCGGCACCCCAGCGAAATCCCAGCATGGAGACTTGCCATGAGCCCTGTCCAAACTGCCGTCAGCCGCGCGGCGCTCGATATCCCCGCCTACAGTCCCTCCGGCAACGAATGTGCGCTGTTCGAGAGCGCCTGGGTGCGGCAGTTGCCGCTCCTCCTCAAAGGACCGACCGGTTGCGGCAAGACCCGTTTCGTCAGCCACATGGCGGCGAAGCTCGGTCTGCCGCTTTCGACCGTTTCGTGCCATGACGATCTTGCCGCCGCCGACCTCACCGGACGCTATCTGTTGAAGGGCGGCGACACCGTCTGGGTCGACGGCCCGCTCACCCGCGCCGTGCGCAATGGCGGCGTCTGCTATCTCGACGAGATCGTCGAGGCCCGCAAGGACGTCGCCGTCGTCCTGCACCCGCTGACCGACGATCGACGCATGCTGCCGCTCGAACGCACCGGCGAACTGCTCGAGGCACCCTCGAGTTTCATGCTGATCGTTTCCTACAATCCCGGCTACCAGAACCTTTTGAAGAGCCTGAAGCCCAGCACCCGGCAGCGCTTCGTGGCGATCGAGTTCGATTTCCTGCCGCGCAATGAGGAAATCGCCGTCGTTTCCCAGGAAAGCGGACTGCTCGAGAGCCAGGTGGCGCCGCTCGTCAACCTCGCGCAGCGGCTGCGCGCGCTGAAGGGGCATGACCTGGAAGAAGGCGTGTCGACCCGACTTCTGGTCTATTGTGCCTCCCTCATCGATGCCGGCATGCCGGTCAAGGACGCGGTGCGGGCCGCGATGATCGAGCCATTGACCGACGAGCCGGACGTGCGCGCGGCACTTCTCGAAGTTGCCGGTTCGCTGATCGCCTGAGGTGAACCATGCTTGATTTCCTCGAGCTCGAAGAAACCGTCGGGCGGGCCTGGCACCGCTTTGTCGGCAACACCAGGACCTGGCAACGTTACCCGGAACAGGCGGTGAAGCTCACCGACATGATGCCGGTGCTCGGCGTCTCCTTTCGTGGACATGGGGGCGAGGCTGCGGTGCAGATCGTGCCGGCCCGCGGGCGCACGTCGACCCATCGCTTGCGGTGGCGGCAACGCATGGGGCTCGGCGAAGAGAAACTCGTCCAGCCGGCGCGCGACCACGCATCGCTGATGCTGCCGGGCGAGATCGATATCTTTCCGACGAAGGACCTGAACCGGGATCTCTATCACTGGCTCGTCGCCTATATGGCGACGATGCCTGTCGACCCCATCGACGAAACTGATCCGCTCCGCCGTGACCTGGCGCTGGTATCGCGCGCCCAGGAAACGGTGGAAGAAGTCTTCCAGCGGTTCCCCGGTCTCCGGCAGCGCTATCGGCGTCTGGCCGAGGCGACCCTTGCCGAGCGGCAGAGGGCTGGGCTGCCGTCGATCGAGCA contains:
- a CDS encoding DUF1326 domain-containing protein, which codes for MVDRWLFKSETYDNCNCAMNCGCQFNLPSTHGYCQSAFVGNIVEGHFEDTPIAGLNWAAIYKWPGEIKDGNGQRLIVIDERANEAQRSALEAIISGDAGEPLSNLFSVFASTCSEFCQTLFLPIHLEADLELRTATVEIPGVMRSNGRPMINEFTGQPFHIAMARPSGSFEFTYAEIGLGTTSVTGDMEMAFTDSWAHFCVHHFDQHGLVRERSRLTAWLERMSSTSRE
- a CDS encoding cytochrome c oxidase subunit 3, with the protein product MDARSHPIAPTAEEDTTDTLLLWVLVWSELAAFGILLAGFLLVGLVQPDAYAAARLHLDPLLAGINTLVLLTSGWQAALATRPRASLGQRRRALVNAALLGFAFVAIKLFEYSTEAGVAGDPAYGSFFELYFLVTGFHLLHVAFGALVLLIVAWRPAPGNVALITTLWHVIDLVWIVMFPLVYLV
- a CDS encoding cytochrome C oxidase subunit IV family protein — translated: MTDRNPRQLFNTWLVLAVVVIAGMALMAIVGPTAPVIAVLLGLAVLKCRFVALDFMGLRQAPSALRIGLLIWPVALLMLAAAKLVLSTALFI
- a CDS encoding c-type cytochrome; the protein is MAERLTKTGARNVFYGGSFFFFAIFVGLTAHSHYYMRTTSTDETTLTDAVARGKHVWEKNSCINCHTLLGEGAYFAPELGNVWKRFGGEADPDGARETLKAWMAAQPTGIEGRRQMPQFNLSEQELNDLADFLEWTSRIKTQNWPPNEAG
- a CDS encoding nitric-oxide reductase large subunit, which produces MKYQTQKVAMLYFYGALGLFLAQVLFGVLAGTIYVLPNTLSELLPFNIVRMVHTNALIVWLLMGFMGATYYLLPEEAETELYSTKIAIAQFWIFLIAAAVAVVGYLLHIHEGREFLEQPFAIKVGIVIVALMFLYNITLTVLKGRKTTVTNILIFGLWGVAIFFLFAFYNPINLALDKMYWWYVVHLWVEGVWELIMASVLAFLMIKLNGIDREVVEKWLYVIVGLALFSGILGTGHHYYWIGAPGYWQWIGSLFSTLEVAPFFTMVVFTFVMTWKAGRKHPNRAALLWSIGCSVMAFFGAGVWGFLHTLSSVNYYTHGTQVTAAHGHLAFFGAYVMLNLAVMAYAIPEIRGRAPYNQWLSMVSFWIMCTAMSVMTFALTFAGVLQAHLQRVLGESYMDVQDQLALFYWIRLGSGAVVLISALMFIWAVLVPGRERSAKLAGVVQPAE
- a CDS encoding CbbQ/NirQ/NorQ/GpvN family protein: MSPVQTAVSRAALDIPAYSPSGNECALFESAWVRQLPLLLKGPTGCGKTRFVSHMAAKLGLPLSTVSCHDDLAAADLTGRYLLKGGDTVWVDGPLTRAVRNGGVCYLDEIVEARKDVAVVLHPLTDDRRMLPLERTGELLEAPSSFMLIVSYNPGYQNLLKSLKPSTRQRFVAIEFDFLPRNEEIAVVSQESGLLESQVAPLVNLAQRLRALKGHDLEEGVSTRLLVYCASLIDAGMPVKDAVRAAMIEPLTDEPDVRAALLEVAGSLIA